tcccgaatagctgggattacaggcacgcaccaccacgcccagctaattttttttggtttttttttttgtttgtttgttttttttagtagagacgggggtttcaccatgttggccaggctggtcttgaactcctgaccccaagtgatccacccgccttggcctcccaaagtgctgagattacaggtgtgagccactgtgcctggcttgtttttgttttttgtttctttgagacaggatctctttctgtcacccaggctaaaatgcagtgatgcgatctcagctcactgcaactttgacctcctgggctcaagcgatcctcccacctcagcctcccgagtagctgggaccacaggtgtgttccaccaaactgataaaatttattaatttttttgtagagatggggtcttgccatgttgcccaggctggtctcaaactcgtgggttcaagtgatcttcctgcctcagcctcccaaagtgttagattacaggtgtgcgccaccacactcagcccttgGGGGCAATTTGAATCTGTGTCCCTGTGTATGTTCTCCAAGATTCTGTATGCGAGTGTGTCTAACTCGTTGTGTACCAGCTGTGCAAGCTTGGGTGAGTTACTAGACCTCTCTGTgcctagtttcttcatctgctaaATGCGCATGACTTCCTAGTCATGCTACTTCCTAGTCATGTCTACTTTCTAGGGTGGATGTGGAGACTGAATTAATTACCTAATTAATTACCTAAGTCCATTGCACCTAATGGACTTAGTGCAATGCCTGGCATGGAGGCAGCCTCAATTACATGATCATTATCACTGGGGCGTGACTTCTGTCCTCCACCCCCTGAGTGTCTGTGAGTGTCTGAGCGTTGGGGCAGGAAGTGCCTGTGAAAGCGTGTGGAGTTATCTGGGACTATATGGGACCCAGCCTGGGAAGGCAGCttctgtctcctcatctgtaagatgggaataataatggcacccctcacagggttgttgtatTGGAAAGACCCGTCCCAGAGGGCATCCGCCAGCTCACAGCTGCACACACACGTTTGCTGTTACTTTTCCTTTACCCATAAAATGCCAATCATAGTAGCACCCACCTTGTCTTTGTAGGAGAATGAAATGAACTTAGAAGCGCTCAGTAGAAagcactcacgcctgtaatcccagcactttgggaggccgaggcaggtggatcacttgaggtcaggagtttgagaccagtctgatcaagagggtgaaacctcatctcttctaaaactacaaaattagctggacgtggtggcacatgcctgtaatcccagctactcgggaggctgaggcaggagaatcgcttgaacgtgggaggcggaggttgcagtgagctgagatcgtgcttctgcacttcagcctgggtgacaagagtgagactccatcagagagagagagagagagagagagagaagcaagcaCTCAGTGCTGAGCTTACCTGGGCCAGGTAGAGGGATGTGACCATGGGCAGGAAGTGGCTGTGGGCATCTGGCTCTACAGGTTCCTCTGCCACCCCACTTCCTCCACACCTGACCTCCTGTCCCCACCTGTGCCCCATCCCTTGCTCCCACCTCCTGGTGACCTCTGATGGAGGAGGCTTCTGCAGCCCCCCAGCCCAGTCCCAGGCAGGGGTGCAGGCCCCCAGCACACCCAGTTGGGATCACTGCTTCCCTCTCGCTGCCATCTTTGTGCCTCCCTGGGGTCCCCCATCTCTGAGGCTCCTCATCTCTGGTTTTGGGTGTCTCTCTGCTCTCCTCACCTTGGTTTTCTGGACAGTACGTGTCAGGGCCCCAAGGGGCTGTCCCAGGTGAGGACAGAGAAggaagtggcagaggcaggaccTCCCCTTTGCACCTCAGCTCATCCATCCACTCCCCCTCTgcagagtggggagggggaggaggggggggtCTTCATTAATTAGCCTCTTAATCCTGCCATGCTGGATCTTAATGAGGTGCACGGGTCCCATTAGACAGCCCGGAGCCCTGGCATTAGCGCATTTGTCACACGCTCTGTCAGGCCCACGCTGGGTCCTCAGCTGGCCCTGGGAAAATTGGGGCAGGAAGTCTGGGGACCTCAGGAGGGGGCTGGTGCCTGGActtctgggtctgagggaggaggggctggtgcCTGGACTGCTGGATCTgagggaggaagggctgggggCCTGcattcctgggtctgagggaagaGGGGCTCCTGCCTGGACTCctggtctgagggaggaggggctaggggcctggactcctgggtctcagggaggaggggctgggggcctggactcctgggtctcagggaggaggggctgggggcctggactcctgggtctcagggaggaggaatgggggcctggactcctgggtctgagggaggagggtccGAGGGACAAGATCCTCCCCCGACACGCCCCTCTCTTAAATGCCAGCCAGGGTGCCCTGCCCCTTCCCGCTCCCAGTTAACCCCAGCCCTGCGAAACCGGGACAGTCGCGCAGCCTCGAGGGATGGAGGAGGTGCGTGAGGGACACGCGCTCGGTGGCGGGATGGAAGCCGATGGGCCCGCGAGCCCCCAGGAGCTGCCTCCCTTGCCACGGTCGCCCTCACCGCCGCCGTCGCCGCTACCACTGCCCTCGCCGCCGTCGCTGCCATCGCCCGCAGCCCCGGAGGCCCCTGAGCTCCCCGAGCCGGAGCAGCCGTCCGAGGCTCACGCCCGGCAGCTGCTGCTGGAGGAGTGGGGGCCGCTGAGCGGGGGCCTGGAGCTGCCCCAGCGCCTCACCTGGAAGCTGCTCCTGCTGCGGCGGCCGCTCTACCGCAACCTGCTGCGCTCGCCCAACCCCGAAGGTGCGCAAGGGCCCCTAGCAGCCAGGAGGCACCACCCTGACcgtctgtctcttcctctttccctgttTCCTTATCTCTctatctctttgtctctctctgtctctgcattTCTCTGCATCCCTCTGTCTCCTTTTCTGTCATTGTGCCTCTCCATTTTACCACCTGTCTCTCTGTCATGTATCTCACCTACCTCTCTCACACCTCTccgtctctctttctctctcctcctctctctctccccctctgccTATGTTTCTGtctcttgagacggagtcttgctgtcgcccaggatggagtgcagtggtgcaatcgcagctcactgcaacctccgtctcccaggctcaagcaattctccttcgtcagtctcccgagtagctgggattacaggcacgcaccaccatgcctggctaatttttgtatttttagtagagacagggtttcatcatattggccaggctgggctggtttcaaactcttggtctgtctctttctctaggttcttctctctgtccctctgtctctgtctcaccACACCCCACTTACCCCTGGCATTGCCCTCTCCCCAGAGCCCTGACTCACTCATCCCTGCCGGGCTGCCCTGACCTGGCACAGATTCCTACCTTTCCACTATGTAGCCCTGCGGGTAGGGAGGGGTGAGGCAGTGGAAGGTGGAGGGGCTGCCCAGAGGCTCCACTCACCTGTCCATTTCAGGCATCAACATTTATGAGCCAGCACCCCCTACTGGTCCCACCCAGCGACCCCTGGAAACTCTGGGTAAGTGCTTGGAGGGCCGGGTTGCTGAGGGTGGGGAGGGTCCTCCAGTGTTCTAACCCTTTGCTCCCCATCCTGCAGGCAATTTCCGTGGCTGGTACATTAGAACCGAAAAGCTCCAGCAGAACCAAAGGTGAGTCGCCAGGGCCGGTGTGGcttacactccattccctgcTCCACCCTTCCTCGCTGTGAGACCTGGAGAAACTGACTTGGCCTCTCTGGACCTCCATTTCCTGCTCTGTAAACAGGGTTAGCATAAGAGAGAATGCTTGTAAAACACACAGCATAGGGCCCGGCCAGGTCTGGCTAGCACCAGTCAATAGCAGCTAttattggtttttggtttttgtttttaagatgaagtctcactctgttgcccagactagagtgcagtggcgcaatctcagctcactgcaacctctgcctcccagattcaagcaattctcctgcctcagcctcctgagtagctaggattacaggtgtgggccatcatgtccagctcattttgtatttttagtagagatggcgtttcaccatgttggccaggctggtctcgaactcctgacctcaagtgatctgcctgcctcagcctcccaaagtgctcagattacaggcatgagccaccgcgcctggctattcTTGCTATTGTTGTAATTATTCTAAGGCTCTTTCCCTGGGAGGGGAAGAGTCACCCCAGGCCCCCTGTCCTCCATGAAACAGAGCCTTGCTCCTGCACAGTAGATGAGCTGGTGTGACTTGGAAGCTCAGGGTCACACAGGCCAGGGTTGGGATCCTGACTCTGCCACATGTTTGCTGCTTGACCTTGGACActtctccatcctcagcctcagGTTCCTCGTCTGTAGCATGGGGTTCAGGATGCATTGCCCTCAGAGGGGCCCATGGGGACTGAGAGTGGAAGGTGCTGAGGGAGCACCCCACATGTGGGGACCCAAGCTATCCCTAAGAAAGCGCTAAGACAGGGCTTCCTGCTCCCTGGAGCCAGGCCGACCGGGGAGATCCCCGAGGATTCTGTCAGATCGCAGACCCTGCCTCTCCCGGCCCTTCTTTCACAGCTGGACAGTGAAGCAGCAGTGTGTGGACCTTCTGGCTGAGGGCCTGTGGGAGGAGCTGCTGGATGACGAACAACCAGACATTACGGTCATGGACTGGTGCGTGCCCCTGCCCTGCCGGCCTGACTCCGTGATCACGCAGGGCTGCCCAGAGCACGAGCCTTACTCTGAGCTCCCCTTGCTTTCAACCCCTCACCAAGACCCTCCTGGTGCTACAGGGTCCCGCCCTGCCCACCTCCCTGGCCCCTTCTGTTTGAGtctttcagattttgaaatgtgCGAGGGGGTTACTGAGACtgatctttatttcattttcttttcttttctttttttttttttgagatagagtctcactctgtcgcccatgctggactacagtggtgctatctcggctcactgctacctctgcctcccgggttcaagcgattctcccgcctcagcttcccaagtaactgggactacaggcgcgtgccaccacacccggctaatttctgtatttttagtagagacggggtttcaccatgttgcccaggctgatcttgaactcctgacctcaagtgatccgcccgccttggcctcccaaagtgctgggattacaggcgtgagccaccgtgcccagcctattcctTATTTGTTAAAAGCCTGTCACCCTCTATTCTCGAGACAAATTCCTTCTTATTCCTTAGGAGTCACTTACACATGGCTccaccaggaagccttccctgatcaccCCTCAGCTGGGTCAGGTGCATTTGCTCCAGTGCCCTGTGCTCCCCATCCCGGTCCCAACCTCTCTGTCTGTGCCTCCAATTCCAGCCCCAACCCCTCTGCCTGGGTCCCCAGTTCTGTCCCCAACTCCTCTGCCTGGGTCCCCCCATCCTGGCCCTGACCCCTCTGCCCGTGCTCCCCATCCCAAACCTGGCTGTTCCTGGCTGTCATGTTTGGTGGCATGCCTGCCTCCCTCACTGGACTGTGAATCCCATGTGGCGGGGTGTGGGGCTGTCTTGGTCACTGCTATGTTGCCAGCACCACCCAGCTCAGGGCTGTGCACAGCATGGGTAGCAGCATGTGTGTTGAATGGGGAATggggccaggggctggggctgggtagctgagactgcagtgacAGCTGAAGGCCTTGACCCCGCCTGCAGGTTCGAGGACAGCAGGCTGGATGCATGCGTCTATGAGCTGCACGTCTGGCTGCTGGCGGCCGACCGCCGCACGGTCATTGCTCAGCACCACGTGGCCCCCCGAACTTCTGGGAGAGGACCCCCTGGCCGCTGGGTCCAGGTGAGACTCTCGGCCCTGGGGCCCTCAACCCCAGATGTG
This portion of the Pongo abelii isolate AG06213 chromosome 20, NHGRI_mPonAbe1-v2.0_pri, whole genome shotgun sequence genome encodes:
- the NCCRP1 gene encoding F-box only protein 50; translated protein: MEEVREGHALGGGMEADGPASPQELPPLPRSPSPPPSPLPLPSPPSLPSPAAPEAPELPEPEQPSEAHARQLLLEEWGPLSGGLELPQRLTWKLLLLRRPLYRNLLRSPNPEGINIYEPAPPTGPTQRPLETLGNFRGWYIRTEKLQQNQSWTVKQQCVDLLAEGLWEELLDDEQPDITVMDWFEDSRLDACVYELHVWLLAADRRTVIAQHHVAPRTSGRGPPGRWVQVSHVFRHYGPGVRFIHFLHKAKNRMEPGGLRRTRVTDSSVSVQLRE